The sequence GAAAGGGAAAtaagttctaacacaaaggcacaccacaactccaatACAAAAttatggtaacttttaagggttaaattataactttaattgaaattgaGACCTAAAGTTTTGGTGCCTCCAGTATATTGAACTCGTTACAACATATGTCATCATCAGATGAAATACACAGGAGCACTGCAATCAATCTCTTCCCCATTTCTAACCAAAAACTAAGAAACCGAGTTAATTGCAAACCCAACAAAGAGGGTATGAAATGACATGATCCGTGTGAACTCAGTCACCACAATGAGGTTTCTAACGTGAGAATCAGGAAAAAGAAGTATCAAAGAAGGTGAAGATAAATTGTCAACCATTATTATTCTACCACTTCTGCTACTAATACCAGTAACATCTAGGTTCATTTTCACGCGCCAGcactacactttttttttataagcctTTATTATATTTCCTTTGCCACCCACACCCACCTCCCGTATTTATAAGATCCCCACTTTATATTTTCATTCCCAAAAAATCCtaaacaggaaaaaaaagaaaaaaaacctcaaaGAAACCCAACCATCACAACTATTCACACAGAAACAAAATACTAATCCCCCTATTTATTAACCCAGAAAAAAAGcttaataagaagaagaagaagaagggtgtGAAAGAGGGCTCAAATGCAAGAAGAAAGTTGGGAACTTTCGGTGTGTCCAAGCTTCAATAGCTACTCTTCTGATAAACTCGTGGACGTAGCCGCTAAAGTGACCCGCGAGTTTGATCATCGTGATCACGATGGTGAGGAAGCGTTCGAGGAAAACGAGGAGTTCGAGTTCGTGTCCGTTCGTAAAGCCGAGGACCACGTGGTCGTGTTGGGCGGTCAGATCGGTCCGGTTTTCCCGGTGTTCAATCGCGACCTTCTGTCTGATCAGAACCCCACCAAAAGTCAACAAATTACCGACGGCCAGGATTTGAAgaacagagaagaagaagaagaagatgaggatgTACGGTGTCTTCGGATTCCGCTAAAGAAGCTGTTCAGCGAGGAACATGATCCGGCGTCGTACTCTTCGTCGTCGTCGGAGGTGGATGAGCTGGAAGGGGTCCCACCTGGAACATACTGTGTATGGACCCCACATAGTAACAGCCCACCAAAAGCCATAGCCTCAGCCGCCTCACCGAGCCAATGCAAGAAAAGCAATTCAACTGGGACGACAACCTCGTCTAATACTAAGTCTTCTTCTTCCAAACGTTGGAGGCTTATGAATTTGCTTCGAAGGAGTAACAGTGAAGGGAAGGACTCGTTTGTCTTTTTGACTCCGAAGAACAAGGAGGAAGAGATtagtaatagtaataatagCTTTGAGGAGGAGAATTCGAATCCGAAGGAAATGAAGAAAgtggtggtggtgaagaagaagaagaagaaggagaaggaacAAACGGTGTCGTCTGCGCATGAAGTGTTTTATGGGAGGAAGAGGGAAAGCATGGAGAGGGATAAGAGAAAGACGTATTTGCCCTACAGGAAAGATTTGGTCGGATTCTGGGCTAGTGTTGGTAGCTTGGGTCGGACCTTCCCTCCTTTCTAAAGGTTCTTACCGGATCATCTCTCTcagtttgactttttttttttttttttttttaatatgattgaATTTATGTACAATTACTTAAGAAGTGATGTaccttaaaaatttttaaaattaaatttaactataTGATTTTGCAAAATGTTCGTATGATTGATAAATCATATGGTTGAATTTGATTGAAAAACTTAAGGTACAATGCTTTAGGAATTGCAAGTAAGTTTTATCTTGATTTTgtaattagtttaaatttttatttttaatgtaaagAGATCGAGCAGATAATCTAGGAAATGTAATTGTTGCTTGCTGGCCCAACAaaggaaaaggcaaaaaaaaaaaaaaaaaaaaaaaaaatccaataaaagaaaaaaaaaagtgtagaaTACATGGTGgcatttgtttgtttgtatgttGATATTTGTATTTTACATGTTTgtgtaaataaattattttgtttcttactACATTTTTATGGAATATGGATAGtttatttttggctgaataaaaaGATGAGGAGGACAATGAGACGTGGTAGTTTTATTTGAGCATGAATAGCTCATTACCTGGCTACCTGCTggcaattaatgttttaaatttttaatagcaATAGGATATGGATGGATTTTACTTGTAAATAAGCATGTATACAtttatttgctttttatttcttaattttggtttaACTCAGTGAATTCCAGCCAAACAACTTCTTTTAAGGTTTTC is a genomic window of Quercus lobata isolate SW786 chromosome 2, ValleyOak3.0 Primary Assembly, whole genome shotgun sequence containing:
- the LOC115978276 gene encoding uncharacterized protein LOC115978276; translated protein: MQEESWELSVCPSFNSYSSDKLVDVAAKVTREFDHRDHDGEEAFEENEEFEFVSVRKAEDHVVVLGGQIGPVFPVFNRDLLSDQNPTKSQQITDGQDLKNREEEEEDEDVRCLRIPLKKLFSEEHDPASYSSSSSEVDELEGVPPGTYCVWTPHSNSPPKAIASAASPSQCKKSNSTGTTTSSNTKSSSSKRWRLMNLLRRSNSEGKDSFVFLTPKNKEEEISNSNNSFEEENSNPKEMKKVVVVKKKKKKEKEQTVSSAHEVFYGRKRESMERDKRKTYLPYRKDLVGFWASVGSLGRTFPPF